A genomic window from Lycium barbarum isolate Lr01 chromosome 4, ASM1917538v2, whole genome shotgun sequence includes:
- the LOC132634929 gene encoding uncharacterized protein LOC132634929, which produces MFDSRNQKPNDHISILDPVTTSDYTYNTYQLPNLATKHRPKHDVESVQFRVQENSQHVDYGDESGVSSPPLWKNSPPRSHAHPLQNSTNHRSISSTSRALAIAKGQWELMEMVKNMPESCYELSLKDLVEKNEVLESDQEKCLINKEEENITSTTNDQEPQVVQQRVKSIKRQESTSKNKRGKMIRSESFEDRRLFLKMLCPISLESKKKQMKNSPKTTRKVSPKPVESTNKSSKSVEKEWWKRKFSCSSESDSSKTGSSNSESTGRSGSSGSNDSKNTDSRRNTNRKKKGFLAKVWSRSCFSKSKSAE; this is translated from the exons ATGTTTGATTCAAGAAACCAAAAACCCAATGATCATATATCAATTCTTGATCCAGTTACAACCTCAGATTACACTTATAACACTTACCAACTTCCTAATTTAGCCACCAAACATAGGCCTAAACATGATGTTGAAAGTGTCCAATTTAGAGTTCAAGAAAATTCACAACATGTTGATTATGGTGATGAATCTGGTGTTTCTTCACCACCCTTATGGAAAAATAGTCCACCAAGAAGCCATGCTCATCCCCTCCAAAATTCGACGAATCATCGGTCAATTTCATCTACCTCTAGAGCTCTAGCAATAGCTAAAGGTCAATGGGAACTCATGGAAATGGTCAAGAACATGCCTGAATCTTGCTATGAGTTGTCCCTTAAGGATCTTGTTGAAAAAAATGAAGTCTTGGAATCTGATCAAGAAAAATGTTTGATCAATAAAGAGGAGGAAAATATTACTAGTACTACTAATGATCAAGAACCACAAGTTGTGCAACAAAGAGTGAAAAGCATAAAAAGACAAGAGAGTACTAGTAAAAATAAGAGGGggaaaatgattagaagtgagaGTTTTGAAGATAGGAGGCTATTTTTAAAGATGCTTTGCCCAATTTCTTTGGAATCAAAGAAGAAACAGATGAAGAATTCACCAAAAACAACTAGAAAAGTTTCACCTAAGCCAGTAGAAAGTACAAATAAATCTTCAAAAAGTGTGGAGAAAGAGTGGTGGAAGAGGAAATTTTCTTGTTCAAGTGAGAGTGATAGTAGCAAAACAGGTAGCAGTAATAGTGAAAGCACTGGCAGAAGTGGTAGCAGTGGTAGCAATGATAGCAAGAATACTGATAGCAGAAGAAATACTAACAG GAAAAAGAAAGGATTTTTAGCCAAAGTCTGGTCAAGATCATGCTTTAGTAAAAGCAAATCAGCAGAGTGA